Proteins from one Balaenoptera musculus isolate JJ_BM4_2016_0621 chromosome 7, mBalMus1.pri.v3, whole genome shotgun sequence genomic window:
- the LOC118898179 gene encoding cofilin-1-like — MASGVAVSDGVTKVFNDMKVRKSSTPEEVKKRKKAVFFCLSEDKKNIILEEGKEILAGDVGQTVDDPYATFVKRLPDKDCRYALYDATYETKESKKEELVFIFWAPECAPLKSKMIYASSKDAIKKKLTGIKHELQANCYEEVKDCCTLAEKLGGSAIISLDGKPL, encoded by the coding sequence atGGCCTCTGGTGTGGCTGTCTCTGATGGGGTCACCAAAGTGTTCAACGACATGAAGGTGCGTAAGTCGTCGACACCAGAGGAGGTGAAGAAGCGCAAGAAGGCAGTGTTCTTCTGCCTGAGCGAGGACAAGAAGAACATCATCCTGGAGGAGGGCAAGGAGATCCTGGCAGGTGATGTGGGCCAGACTGTAGACGACCCCTACGCCACCTTTGTCAAGAGGCTGCCAGACAAGGACTGCCGCTACGCCCTCTATGACGCAACCTATGAGACCAAGGAGAGCAAGAAGGAGGAGCTAGTGTTCATCTTCTGGGCCCCTGAGTGTGCACCCCTTAAGAGCAAAATGATCTATGCCAGCTCCAAGGACGCCATCAAGAAGAAGCTGACGGGGATCAAGCATGAATTGCAAGCAAACTGCTATGAGGAGGTCAAGGACTGCTGCACCCTGGCAGAGAAGCTGGGGGGCAGTGCCATCATCTCCCTGGACGGCAAGCCTTTGTga